The Bombus pyrosoma isolate SC7728 linkage group LG3, ASM1482585v1, whole genome shotgun sequence genome has a segment encoding these proteins:
- the LOC122565974 gene encoding trifunctional purine biosynthetic protein adenosine-3 isoform X1: protein MQYAVLVIGSGGREHAIAWKLSQSPYVNKIYVSPGNSGISSVDKVSLVKLNVKDNKEVATWSKDNKVNLVIIGPEEYLANGLADELKNAGINCFGPQKAASKIEADKYWAKEFMDKCQIPTARWKGFVNAEEAKKFVKSAPFPALVVKASGLAAGKGVIVAKDKEEACKAIDEILTNRKFGSAGESIVVEELLEGEEVSVLAFTDGKTIVPMAPAQDHKRIFDGDTGPNTGGMGAYCPCPLLNKADYEVVKADILQKAVDGLRQEQISFVGVLYAGLMLTKEGPKVLEFNCRFGDPETQVVLPLLKSDLFNIMKACCEGSLVESEVIWEENLFAVGVILASRGYPVSSSKGQVIIGVNDISRETNQFVFHSGTSISSEGELLTNGGRVLITVSLAPSLALAAAKATRAARIISFEGKQFRTDIAHKGIARSILHHGQLTYKSSGVDIEAGNSLVSAIKPTTYSTQRLGTMGSIGSFGGLFDIKATGYKDPILISGTDGVGTKLKIAFECKKHNTVGIDLVAMCVNDVLAHGAEPLFFLDYFACGKLNVDIASNVINGISEGCRKAGCSLIGGETAEMPDMYSNEEYDLAGFAVGVVERNDLLPRVNDIKEGDIVIGLSSSGVHSNGFSLVRKILKLANKKYSVVAPFSENNRTIGEELLEPTKIYVKGVIPALRTNLVKAFAHITGGGLTENIPRILPKDMGAVLDAKTWIIQPIFAWLATVGEVNKEEMLRTFNCGIGAILICSERDKDEVLSKLQIENPKIIGHIINCKKNHTRIHVKNFEEALELKMRQYIPDIISQLSKPLKKVGVLISGSGTNLQSLIDATKDRSQHIGAEIVIVISNKPNVEGLKRAEKAGIKTVVIKHTDYPNRDAFDAAMNVELNTFGVEIVCLAGFMRILSDNFVNQWRGALINVHPSLLPSFKGAHAHRDVLAAGVRVSGCTVHFVKPDIDSGAIIEQAAVPVLPHDTIETLQERVKTVEHCIFPLALKHLATGRIQLNEDNSITWNY from the exons ATGCAGTATGCGGTTTTAGTTATTGGTAGTGGTGGTAGAGAACATGCTATTGCTTGGAAACTTTCACAATCTCCTTAT gtaaataaaatttatgtttctccTGGAAATAGTGGAATTTCATCAGTTGACAAAGTTTCTttagttaaattaaatgttaaagaCAATaag GAAGTAGCAACATGGAGCAaagataataaagtaaatttggTAATTATTGGTCCAGAAGAATATTTGGCTAATGGATTAGCAGATGAATTAAAGAATGCAGGTATTAATTGTTTTGGTCCACAAAAAGCAGCATCTAAAATTGAAGCGGATAAATACTGGGCAAAAGAATTCATGGATAAATGTCAAATTCCAACTGCAAGATGGAAGGGATTTGTAAATGCAGAAGAAgcaaagaaatttgttaaaag tgCACCATTTCCAGCACTTGTAGTAAAAGCTTCAGGTTTAGCAGCTGGAAAAGGAGTCATAGTAgcaaaagataaagaagaagcTTGTAAAGCTAtagatgaaatattaacaaacagaaaatttgGGTCTGCTGGTGAATCAATAGTTGTAGAAGAATTATTAGAAGGAGAAGAAGTATCTGTACTTGCATTTACAGATg GGAAAACTATTGTGCCAATGGCACCTGCACAAGatcataaaagaatatttgatgGTGATACAGGACCAAATACTGGTGGTATGGGTGCTTATTGCCCATGTCCATTGTTAAACAAAGCAGATTACGAAGTAGTGAAAGCAGACATCTTACAAAAAGCTGTTGACGGTCTTAGACaagaacaaatttcatttgttg gTGTATTATACGCTGGATTAATGTTAACAAAAGAAGGACCAAAAGTTCTAGAATTTAACTGTAGATTTGGAGATCCTGAAACGCAAGTAGTGTTACCATTGTTGAaatcagatttatttaatattatgaag gCCTGTTGTGAGGGTTCTTTAGTTGAATCTGAAGTTATATGGGAAGAAAATCTGTTTGCTGTTGGTGTTATTTTAGCATCTCGAGGATATCCAGTATCATCATCAAAGGGTCAAGTTATAATAGGCGTCAATGATATTTCGCGTGAAACAAATCAGTTTGTTTTCCATAGTGGCACAAGTATCTCTTCTGAAGGAGAGTTATTAACTAACG gTGGAAGAGTTTTAATTACTGTAAGTTTAGCACCTTCATTGGCTTTGGCTGCTGCTAAAGCAACACGTGCCGCCCGAATCATATCATTTGAAGGAAAGCAATTTAGAACAGATATAGCACATAAAGGAATAGCAAG ATCTATATTGCACCATGGACAATTGACATATAAAAGTAGTGGTGTGGACATAGAAGCTGGAAATTCATTAGTTTCAGCTATTAAACCAACAACTTACTCGACACAACGTTTAGGTACAATGGGTTCGATTGGTAGTTTTGGTGGTTTATTTGACATAAAAGCTACTGGTTATAAAGATCCAATCTTAATATCTGGAACCGATGGTGTTGGAACTAAATTAAAg ATAGCGTTTGAATGCAAAAAACATAATACAGTGGGCATAGATTTAGTGGCTATGTGTGTAAATGATGTTCTTGCACATGGTGCTGAACCTTTATTCTTTCTGGATTATTTTGCTTGTGGTAAATTAAACGTTGATATAGCTAGCAATGTTATAAATGGAATAAGTGAAGGATGTAGAAAAGCTGGATGTTCATta ATAGGCGGGGAAACAGCAGAAATGCCAGATATGTATTCCAACGAAGAATACGATTTAGCCGGTTTTGCTGTGGGAGTAGTTGAAAGAAATGATTTGCTTCCACGTGTAAATGACATAAAAGAAGGTGATATTGTAATTGGCCTATCATCAAGTGGTGTGCATAGTAATGGATTCAGTCttgttcgaaaaattttaaaattagcaaataaaaaatattcagttgTGGCAcctttttctgaaaataatcGTACAATCG GCGAAGAATTGTTAGAACCAACGAAAATTTACGTAAAAGGAGTAATTCCTGCTTTGCGCACGAATTTAGTAAAAGCATTTGCGCATATTACTGGAGGAGGTCTGACAGAAAACATCCCAAGAATTTTACCAAAAGATATGGGAGCAGTTTTGGATGCAAAGACGTGGATTATTCAACCAATTTTTGCTTGGTTGGCAACTGTAG GAGAAgttaataaagaagaaatgttaAGAACGTTTAATTGTGGCATTGGTGCTATCCTAATTTGTTCGGAAAGAGATAAAGACGAAGTGTtaagtaaattacaaatagaaaatcCTAAGATTATTGgacatataattaattgtaaaa aaaatcACACCAGAAtacatgttaaaaattttgagGAAGCATTAGAATTGAAAATGAGACAATACATACCAGatataatttcacaattaAGTAAGCCTTTAAAAAAGGTGGGTGTTTTGATATCCGGTAGTGGAACCAATTTACAATCACTAATTGATGCAACTAAAGATCGATCTCAACATATTGGTGCAGAAATTGTTATAGTAATATCTAATAAACCAAATGTTGAAGGACTTAAACGAGCTGAAAAAGCTGGTATTAAGACGGTG GTTATTAAACATACGGATTATCCTAATCGAGACGCATTCGATGCAGCAATGAATGTTGAACTCAATACTTTTGGAGTTGAAATAGTCTGTCTTGCTGGTTTCATGCGCATTTTATCAGATAATTTCGTAAATCAATGGCGTGGTGCCTTAATAAATGTGCATCCTTCATTGTTACCATCATTTAAAGGTGCACATGCACATAGAGATGTTTTAGCAGCCGGAGTACGTGTTTCTGGATGTACAGTGCATTTCGTGAAA ccTGATATAGACTCTGGAGCAATCATTGAACAAGCAGCAGTACCTGTATTGCCACATGACACTATAGAAACTCTTCAAGAGCGAGTGAAGACAGTTGAACATTGTATCTTCCCACTAGCTCTAAAACATTTAGCTACGGGAAGGATACAGTTAAACGAAGATAATTCCATTACATGGAATTATTAA
- the LOC122565974 gene encoding trifunctional purine biosynthetic protein adenosine-3 isoform X2 produces MDKCQIPTARWKGFVNAEEAKKFVKSAPFPALVVKASGLAAGKGVIVAKDKEEACKAIDEILTNRKFGSAGESIVVEELLEGEEVSVLAFTDGKTIVPMAPAQDHKRIFDGDTGPNTGGMGAYCPCPLLNKADYEVVKADILQKAVDGLRQEQISFVGVLYAGLMLTKEGPKVLEFNCRFGDPETQVVLPLLKSDLFNIMKACCEGSLVESEVIWEENLFAVGVILASRGYPVSSSKGQVIIGVNDISRETNQFVFHSGTSISSEGELLTNGGRVLITVSLAPSLALAAAKATRAARIISFEGKQFRTDIAHKGIARSILHHGQLTYKSSGVDIEAGNSLVSAIKPTTYSTQRLGTMGSIGSFGGLFDIKATGYKDPILISGTDGVGTKLKIAFECKKHNTVGIDLVAMCVNDVLAHGAEPLFFLDYFACGKLNVDIASNVINGISEGCRKAGCSLIGGETAEMPDMYSNEEYDLAGFAVGVVERNDLLPRVNDIKEGDIVIGLSSSGVHSNGFSLVRKILKLANKKYSVVAPFSENNRTIGEELLEPTKIYVKGVIPALRTNLVKAFAHITGGGLTENIPRILPKDMGAVLDAKTWIIQPIFAWLATVGEVNKEEMLRTFNCGIGAILICSERDKDEVLSKLQIENPKIIGHIINCKKNHTRIHVKNFEEALELKMRQYIPDIISQLSKPLKKVGVLISGSGTNLQSLIDATKDRSQHIGAEIVIVISNKPNVEGLKRAEKAGIKTVVIKHTDYPNRDAFDAAMNVELNTFGVEIVCLAGFMRILSDNFVNQWRGALINVHPSLLPSFKGAHAHRDVLAAGVRVSGCTVHFVKPDIDSGAIIEQAAVPVLPHDTIETLQERVKTVEHCIFPLALKHLATGRIQLNEDNSITWNY; encoded by the exons ATGGATAAATGTCAAATTCCAACTGCAAGATGGAAGGGATTTGTAAATGCAGAAGAAgcaaagaaatttgttaaaag tgCACCATTTCCAGCACTTGTAGTAAAAGCTTCAGGTTTAGCAGCTGGAAAAGGAGTCATAGTAgcaaaagataaagaagaagcTTGTAAAGCTAtagatgaaatattaacaaacagaaaatttgGGTCTGCTGGTGAATCAATAGTTGTAGAAGAATTATTAGAAGGAGAAGAAGTATCTGTACTTGCATTTACAGATg GGAAAACTATTGTGCCAATGGCACCTGCACAAGatcataaaagaatatttgatgGTGATACAGGACCAAATACTGGTGGTATGGGTGCTTATTGCCCATGTCCATTGTTAAACAAAGCAGATTACGAAGTAGTGAAAGCAGACATCTTACAAAAAGCTGTTGACGGTCTTAGACaagaacaaatttcatttgttg gTGTATTATACGCTGGATTAATGTTAACAAAAGAAGGACCAAAAGTTCTAGAATTTAACTGTAGATTTGGAGATCCTGAAACGCAAGTAGTGTTACCATTGTTGAaatcagatttatttaatattatgaag gCCTGTTGTGAGGGTTCTTTAGTTGAATCTGAAGTTATATGGGAAGAAAATCTGTTTGCTGTTGGTGTTATTTTAGCATCTCGAGGATATCCAGTATCATCATCAAAGGGTCAAGTTATAATAGGCGTCAATGATATTTCGCGTGAAACAAATCAGTTTGTTTTCCATAGTGGCACAAGTATCTCTTCTGAAGGAGAGTTATTAACTAACG gTGGAAGAGTTTTAATTACTGTAAGTTTAGCACCTTCATTGGCTTTGGCTGCTGCTAAAGCAACACGTGCCGCCCGAATCATATCATTTGAAGGAAAGCAATTTAGAACAGATATAGCACATAAAGGAATAGCAAG ATCTATATTGCACCATGGACAATTGACATATAAAAGTAGTGGTGTGGACATAGAAGCTGGAAATTCATTAGTTTCAGCTATTAAACCAACAACTTACTCGACACAACGTTTAGGTACAATGGGTTCGATTGGTAGTTTTGGTGGTTTATTTGACATAAAAGCTACTGGTTATAAAGATCCAATCTTAATATCTGGAACCGATGGTGTTGGAACTAAATTAAAg ATAGCGTTTGAATGCAAAAAACATAATACAGTGGGCATAGATTTAGTGGCTATGTGTGTAAATGATGTTCTTGCACATGGTGCTGAACCTTTATTCTTTCTGGATTATTTTGCTTGTGGTAAATTAAACGTTGATATAGCTAGCAATGTTATAAATGGAATAAGTGAAGGATGTAGAAAAGCTGGATGTTCATta ATAGGCGGGGAAACAGCAGAAATGCCAGATATGTATTCCAACGAAGAATACGATTTAGCCGGTTTTGCTGTGGGAGTAGTTGAAAGAAATGATTTGCTTCCACGTGTAAATGACATAAAAGAAGGTGATATTGTAATTGGCCTATCATCAAGTGGTGTGCATAGTAATGGATTCAGTCttgttcgaaaaattttaaaattagcaaataaaaaatattcagttgTGGCAcctttttctgaaaataatcGTACAATCG GCGAAGAATTGTTAGAACCAACGAAAATTTACGTAAAAGGAGTAATTCCTGCTTTGCGCACGAATTTAGTAAAAGCATTTGCGCATATTACTGGAGGAGGTCTGACAGAAAACATCCCAAGAATTTTACCAAAAGATATGGGAGCAGTTTTGGATGCAAAGACGTGGATTATTCAACCAATTTTTGCTTGGTTGGCAACTGTAG GAGAAgttaataaagaagaaatgttaAGAACGTTTAATTGTGGCATTGGTGCTATCCTAATTTGTTCGGAAAGAGATAAAGACGAAGTGTtaagtaaattacaaatagaaaatcCTAAGATTATTGgacatataattaattgtaaaa aaaatcACACCAGAAtacatgttaaaaattttgagGAAGCATTAGAATTGAAAATGAGACAATACATACCAGatataatttcacaattaAGTAAGCCTTTAAAAAAGGTGGGTGTTTTGATATCCGGTAGTGGAACCAATTTACAATCACTAATTGATGCAACTAAAGATCGATCTCAACATATTGGTGCAGAAATTGTTATAGTAATATCTAATAAACCAAATGTTGAAGGACTTAAACGAGCTGAAAAAGCTGGTATTAAGACGGTG GTTATTAAACATACGGATTATCCTAATCGAGACGCATTCGATGCAGCAATGAATGTTGAACTCAATACTTTTGGAGTTGAAATAGTCTGTCTTGCTGGTTTCATGCGCATTTTATCAGATAATTTCGTAAATCAATGGCGTGGTGCCTTAATAAATGTGCATCCTTCATTGTTACCATCATTTAAAGGTGCACATGCACATAGAGATGTTTTAGCAGCCGGAGTACGTGTTTCTGGATGTACAGTGCATTTCGTGAAA ccTGATATAGACTCTGGAGCAATCATTGAACAAGCAGCAGTACCTGTATTGCCACATGACACTATAGAAACTCTTCAAGAGCGAGTGAAGACAGTTGAACATTGTATCTTCCCACTAGCTCTAAAACATTTAGCTACGGGAAGGATACAGTTAAACGAAGATAATTCCATTACATGGAATTATTAA
- the LOC122565981 gene encoding dnaJ homolog subfamily C member 28 isoform X2, which translates to MLKFNRCNKKSFKHIYCVPYWEFVQIKRFTHQRDIKKWYQTLEVAEDCEDETLRLAFVYQAKRFHPDSGTSEANAAKFSEIETAYRQIRKARMKDKENSTNLPEVEEFDIKHTAPQHRHYLVYNVGVGTHSKRQKLYAIERAQKAVDNVLEHRLKKLQAEERNTLVGMDKQRAKDIKTRFGMDRLVEDLIQEAMNKGEFKDLPGMGKPLKENTNTRSPYVDFVTYKLNEILIENGFTPEWIQLSKEIREEIQHLRKQLINARNNVGHLPLNYTDEETWRNIVENFRSETKRINSKIDKYNLLVPILQKQMLHTKLEDLANEALSTPPQKAIKIDNSIKVDSNAPIKEEDTLFGMIFSIFK; encoded by the exons atgttaaaatttaatcggTGTAACAAGAAATCATTTAAGCACATATACTGCGTACCTTATTGGGAATTTGTGCAGATAAAAAGATTCACACATCAACGTGATATAAAG AAATGGTATCAAACGTTAGAAGTTGCAGAAGATTGTGAAGATGAGACACTAAGATTAGCATTTGTTTATCAAGCAAAGAGATTCCATCCAGACAGTGGCACATCAGAAGCTAATGCAGCCAAGTTTTCTGAG ATTGAAACTGCTTATAGACAGATTCGTAAAGCAAgaatgaaagataaagaaaacagTACAAACTTACCTGAAGTAgaagaatttgatattaaa CATACAGCTCCACAGCATCGTCATTATTTAGTTTATAACGTAGGGGTTGGGACACATAGCAAAAGACAGAAGTTATATGCAATAGAAAGAGCTCAAAAGGCAGTTGACAATGTATTAGAACATAgattaaagaaattgcaagCTGAAGAACGTAATACATTAGTTGGAATGGATAAACAACGTGCcaaagatattaaaacacGTTTTGGTATGGATCGTTTAGTAGAAGATTTAATTCAAGAAGCAATGAATAAAGGTGAATTTAAAGACCTACCAGGCATGGGTAAAccattgaaagaaaatacaaatactcGAAGTCCATATGTTGATTTTGTTACTTACAAATTAAATGAg ATACTAATAGAAAATGGATTTACTCCAGAATGGATACAATTATCTAaagaaataagagaagaaataCAACATTTGcgaaaacaattaataaacgCTCGTAATAATGTGGGACATCTTCCATTAAACTACACAGATGAAGAAACTTGGAGGAAcattgtagaaaattttaggtctgaaacaaaacgaataaatagtaaaatcgataagtataatttattagtacCTATACTTCAGAAACAAATGCTTCATACTAAATTAGAAGATCTTGCAAACGAGGCGCTTTCAACACCACCAcaaaaagcaattaaaatagataattcaataaaagtaGATTCTAATGCCCCTATCAAAGAGGAAGACACTTTATTTGgaatgatattttcaatttttaaataa
- the LOC122565981 gene encoding dnaJ homolog subfamily C member 28 isoform X1, whose protein sequence is MLKFNRCNKKSFKHIYCVPYWEFVQIKRFTHQRDIKKWYQTLEVAEDCEDETLRLAFVYQAKRFHPDSGTSEANAAKFSEIETAYRQIRKARMKDKENSTNLPEVEEFDIKHTAPQHRHYLVYNVGVGTHSKRQKLYAIERAQKAVDNVLEHRLKKLQAEERNTLVGMDKQRAKDIKTRFGMDRLVEDLIQEAMNKGEFKDLPGMGKPLKENTNTRSPYVDFVTYKLNENIKLQILIENGFTPEWIQLSKEIREEIQHLRKQLINARNNVGHLPLNYTDEETWRNIVENFRSETKRINSKIDKYNLLVPILQKQMLHTKLEDLANEALSTPPQKAIKIDNSIKVDSNAPIKEEDTLFGMIFSIFK, encoded by the exons atgttaaaatttaatcggTGTAACAAGAAATCATTTAAGCACATATACTGCGTACCTTATTGGGAATTTGTGCAGATAAAAAGATTCACACATCAACGTGATATAAAG AAATGGTATCAAACGTTAGAAGTTGCAGAAGATTGTGAAGATGAGACACTAAGATTAGCATTTGTTTATCAAGCAAAGAGATTCCATCCAGACAGTGGCACATCAGAAGCTAATGCAGCCAAGTTTTCTGAG ATTGAAACTGCTTATAGACAGATTCGTAAAGCAAgaatgaaagataaagaaaacagTACAAACTTACCTGAAGTAgaagaatttgatattaaa CATACAGCTCCACAGCATCGTCATTATTTAGTTTATAACGTAGGGGTTGGGACACATAGCAAAAGACAGAAGTTATATGCAATAGAAAGAGCTCAAAAGGCAGTTGACAATGTATTAGAACATAgattaaagaaattgcaagCTGAAGAACGTAATACATTAGTTGGAATGGATAAACAACGTGCcaaagatattaaaacacGTTTTGGTATGGATCGTTTAGTAGAAGATTTAATTCAAGAAGCAATGAATAAAGGTGAATTTAAAGACCTACCAGGCATGGGTAAAccattgaaagaaaatacaaatactcGAAGTCCATATGTTGATTTTGTTACTTACAAATTAAATGAg aatattaaattgcagATACTAATAGAAAATGGATTTACTCCAGAATGGATACAATTATCTAaagaaataagagaagaaataCAACATTTGcgaaaacaattaataaacgCTCGTAATAATGTGGGACATCTTCCATTAAACTACACAGATGAAGAAACTTGGAGGAAcattgtagaaaattttaggtctgaaacaaaacgaataaatagtaaaatcgataagtataatttattagtacCTATACTTCAGAAACAAATGCTTCATACTAAATTAGAAGATCTTGCAAACGAGGCGCTTTCAACACCACCAcaaaaagcaattaaaatagataattcaataaaagtaGATTCTAATGCCCCTATCAAAGAGGAAGACACTTTATTTGgaatgatattttcaatttttaaataa